Sequence from the Candidatus Equadaptatus faecalis genome:
CGCCGGTGAATAAGCCTTTTTCAGCAGTGCTTTTATAAACTGCTGCTGTCTCTGAACGCGGCCGATATCCCCCTGCGCGTCTTTTCTGAATCTGACGTAAAGCAGCGCATTTTTGCCGTCCATATGCTGCATGCCGGGCTGGAAATTTATATCCAAATGTCCTGCCCTGTCAACGTAGCGCATTCTTTTTTTAACGTCTATATCAACTCCGCCGAACGCGTCCACCAGTTTTGGGAAATTGTCGTAATTCACAACAACGTAATAAAGTATCGGCTCTTTAAGATAATTTTCAACTGTGGTTTTCAGAAGCTCTACTCCGCCGTATGCAAAAGAACTGTTGAGCTTGTGAGTTCCGTGACCGGGAATTTCAACCCTCGTGTCGCGCGGCAGCGCAAGTACCTTAACACATTTGTCATCCAGTTCAACCGTTACGAAAAGAATCGTGTCCGAGCGTTTGGAACCCTCAACGTCATCCTCACCTAACACGAGCATATTGAAATGTCCCTGTTCCCTGAGCGCTTTGTATTCCGGAGATTCTTCCAACAATTTTCCCGCGATGTTTTCGGTAATGTCTTCGGAGGTAGCATTGATTATTGAACGAAAATGCAGTGCCGCTCCGGCGCAGAAAACAACCAGTGCCGCAACAATAAACAGCGCCGTAAAACCCTTGTGTGCGAACAGCCCGCGCTTGCGCACGTAGGAAATTCTTTCCCCGTCAATATTTAATCTGCCTTTTTTTTCTTTTCTAAACATAAAGACCCTTTTCAGCAATATATTTTTCTACGGACGGCGGAACAAGATATTTGATGCTTTTTCCGTCAGTTACACGCCTGCGCAGTTCCGTGCCCGATATCTCCAGGAGCGGCATTTCAAGCAGAATAACAGTTTTTCTGATATTCTCGGGAAGTAACGAGATTTTGTCCTGCGTGTATCCAGTCCGGCTGACGGCAACAATCCTGCACAGCGAGGCTATCGCTTCCGGCAGCCTCCAGTTTATTATATCAAGAACCGCGTCAAAACCGGTAATAAAATATAATTCGGCTTTGGCGTATTCCGGATTTTTTTTAAGCGTTTCAAGCGTTTCAAACGTATAACTTTTACCCTGTCTGTCAGTTTCAATGCGCGAAACCGAAAAGTACGGGCAATCCTCTACAGCCAGCCGCGTCATATTGTATCTGTCTTCCGCGGAAGCAAGGTTTTCGCTTTTGTGCGGAGGATTGCCTGCAGGAATAAATATCACTTTTTCCAGCAACAATCTTTCCCTTGCTTCTTCAGCAGCCCGCAAATGACCGTAATGAACAGGGTTGAACGTTCCGCCCATTATGCCGATTTTAAGCGCGTTTCCGGCGGCTTTCATCAATCGTCCTCGTCGTCCCTTGCAGACGGATAGTAGTCCGGATAGAAAGCAAATTCCGAATATCCTATTACTATTATATCACCTTTAACAGCACCGGCTGTTTCAAGCAGCTGCTCAACACGGTATTTGCGCAGAAGCTTGGTGAAGCGCGCGACATTTTCTTCCTGGGTAAAATCAAAGCGTTCCGCAGCCTTTTCGAGCCCTCTGTGAAGCACCCTGTAGCCTCCGCCGTGCATTGCAATAATCTGCACTTTGTTTGCTCTGCGCATCGGAAGCTGTTCAGGCAGTTTTTCCGCGATGGCATAAAGCCGTACCTCGCTGTGAGGACGCGGATGTTTGTTGGCAAAAGCAACGATATACCTTGTAAGCTCAGGTATGTTATCGCCTGTTGCTGCCGAAAGCGGGCAAACTTTTATGTCAAGTCTGCCGAAATACTTTTTAAGCTTCTCAAGAATTTCATCTTTGTCCGCGCCAAGCATGTCGCACTTGTTTGCCGCGACAAAATACGGTCTCTGACTAAGCTCTTTATCGTAAGCCTCAAGCTCGGCGCGTATTGTCTGAAAATCGTTAACGACAGCGTTAAAATCGCCTGAAGCCACGTCAAGCACGTGAATAAGCAGACGGCTTCTGTCAATATGTCTCAGAAATTCAAGACCGAGCCCCTTGTTTTCATGCGCTCCCTCAATAAGTCCCGGAACGTCGGCAAGCACCACGCGTTCAATTCCCGTATTTACAACGCCGAGATTTGGCGAAAGGGTCGTGAACGGATAATTGGCTATCTTCGGCTGGGCGTTCGATATCGCGGCAAGTATTGACGATTTTCCGGCATTCGGAAGACCTACAAGAGCAATATCCGCAATCAGTTTAAGTTCAAGCCGCAGTGTAACCTCTTCGCCCATATCGCCTTTTTCGCAAAAGCGCGGCGCACGTCTGCGCGAGCTTGCAAAATAGCGGTTGCCCCTTCCCCCGCGTCCGCCGCGGGCTGCGACAAAACGGTCTCCGGCTTCTACAAGATCGGCAAGCCCCTCACCTGTTTCCGCGTCATAAAAAACAGTGCCGCACGGAACCTTTATAACCACGTCATCGCCGTTTGCGCCGTTTCTTGCGTTTCCGCTGCCGTGCGAACCGTTTGCGCCCTTTATGTGACGTTTGTATTCAAGGTCGGCAAGTGTCTGGAGATTATTTACAGCTTCAAAGACAACGCTTCCGCCGCGTCCGCCGTTTCCTCCGTCAGGTCCGCCGTTAGGTTTGAACGGCTCGTGAAGGAAACTCATGCATCCGTTTCCGCCGCGTCCGGCCGTAACTGAAATGGTAATGTAATCAACAAATTTCATAAAAAATTCCTCCGAAAAAATAAGGAGCCCTGTGCAGGCCCCTTAAATTCCGAATATTTTACCTGATTAGGCCTCTTCTACCGTAACGTATTTGCGTCCGGCTTTTGTAAGGAAATGAACCTTGCCGGTTGCAAGTGCGTACAGCGTGTAATCGCGTCCGCAGCCAACGTTTTTGTCAGGACGGATTTTCGTGCCGCGCTGGCGGACAATGATTGTGCCTGCGTTGATAAGCTGACCGTCGCCGCTTTTTACGCCCAAATACTTAGGCTGACTGTCGCGTCCGTTAGTACTGCTGCTCTGACCTTTTTTATGCGCCATAATCTATTCCCCCAAACTTATGCGATTGCGCTGATTTCAACTGTCGTGAAATACTGGCGGTGTCCGCGGAATTTGCGGTAATTTTTCTTTCTGCGGTATTTGAAAACGATGACCTTTTTGTCTCTGCCGTTTTCAACTACCTTGCCCGTTACTTTCGCGCCTTCAACATAAGGTGCGCCGACCGTAACGCCGTCGTCTTTTCCGAGAAGAAGAACTTTGTCAAATACGACTTCTGCTCCCTCTTCAGCGTTCAGTTTCTCAAAGCGGATTTTGTCGCCTTCAGAAACCTTGTACTGCTTGCCGCATGTTTCGATTACTGCATACATACTGTATTTTCCTCCCTCCGCTGTGTACGGGCAGCCTCTCGGCGTTTCATTAACCCGCACCATGCGTGTTCTGCAACTGGTAGATTATAGCATTATATTTATATTTTGCAAGCCATAATTTTTAATCAATCTCACTCTGAAGCAAAGCTCGTGCATGAGTAAGCGCTTCCGTTGAATTTTCGTCGCCGGAGAGCATTCTGGCAATTTCTTTTTCGCGTTCCGCACCGTAAACAGGAAGTATCAGCGTGTCGTCCCCGTCGCGTTTTACAAGAAAATGCTGATCCGCCATAGAGGCAATCGTTGCCTGGTGCGTTATAAGTATCGTTCTGCAGCGCTTTGAAAGCTCTTTCAGCTTGTAACCTGCAAGCAGCGCGCTTTTGCCGCCGAGTCCGGCTTCAACTTCGTCAAAGACGAGAGTGCCCGGAAGTTTGTCGTCGCCTGCCGCAAGCTGCAAGGCAATAAGTATGCGCGACAGCTCGCCGCCTGAAGCCGTTTTGCTTACAGGCATCGGCTCCTGATCGGGCAGTCTGAGCATAAATCTGGCGCTTTCAGCGCCGTTTGCTTTAACCTTGTCAAGTTCGGCAATTTCTATTTCAAAACGCGCATACCCCATAGCAAGCTCGTTCAGACAGTCATTGACGTTGTTCTGCAGCTTTTCTGCGGCTGTTTTTCTCATTTTGCGGAGCGTCTGCACCATTGCAACAAGCTTTTTGCGAAGCTCGGCTGATTCCGTTTCAAGCTTCTGCAGTTCGGAAAGGCTTGTCTGAAGCCATACCACCGTCTGCTGTGCCTCAAGGGCATAATTCAGGATATCCTCGCAGCTTTCGGCTTTCAGCCTGCGTTTCAGCCTGCGCAGCTGTCCGAGCTTTTCTTCCGTTTCATCGCGCGCTTCTTCAACGCTTCCTTTGTCAAGCACCAGTTTCATATCCTGTTCAAACAGCGCAGACAGTTTCTGTGCTGCCGAAAGCAGCTGTTCTGCCGCTTCCCTCTTGGGGCTGTCGGCAGTTTCAAGTTCCTGCAGTCCCCTGCATATTTCGGTTGCGTTGTCTAAGATACAGGCGCCGTTTTCACCGCCGACGATTTTTCCGTAAAGAGCGTAAAGAGTTTTGAGTTTTGCGCTCTGCTCGTCAAGCTCTTTCAGCTCGGCTTCAAGATTTTTTTCGCTGTCCGCCGTAAGCTTCAGCGAATTTATCAGCGCTATATCTTTTTCCGCATCGGCAAAACGCCCCGCACGCTCTTTTCTGCTGTTTTTCAGTTCTACAAGCGTTGTTTCCGTCTTCAAAGCCTGTTCGAATATTCCTGCAAGTTCTTCTTTCACCCGTGCAAGCTCAACACCTCCGCAGGAATCGACAAGTTCAAGCTGTCTGACGGGTTCAAGCAGCGAGAGCTGCGCATACTGGCTTTGTATGACTATTTCCTGCTCCATCAGTTCGGAAAGTTTATTCACTGTCAAATTCGTTCCTGAAAGCGAAAGGGTTCCGCGTCCGTCTTTTTTAAACCGGCGCAGTACGCTCAGCAAGTTTGAAGCCGGATCAAGGGGAACTATTCCTTCATAAGCCGAAACGTTTTTCGGCTCGTAATTCATCTTTACTTCAGAATATTCTTCAGATGCGTGAATATAGTTGACCTGAGCTCTTTTTCCGGAGATAAATTCAAGCGCACGGACAAGACTGCTTTTTCCCGATCCGCTTTCTCCGGTAATAACAATAAAATTTCCGGTAAAATCAAGTCCGGCATCTTTGATACCGCCTACTCCGTGAACCTGAAGACTGCTAATCATTCGGAATCATCCTCTCGTCAGTTCCGTTGAAGCCCCAGCTCAGTTTGCGTCTGAGCAGATCATAATAACTTGTGCCGTCCGGCTCTATTGTACACACTTTAAATTCTGCCGCAAGCTCTGCTTCCAGTCTGTCTCCCGCAAACAGTTCGTAGCCGAGCTGCCCGTCCTGCGTGAGGCATAATTTTGCGGTACGGCTCATAAGTTCCACTGCTATTTTGTCTTTACCGTTCAGCACAACCGGTCTTGCAAACAGGGTATGGGCGCAAATCGGCGCCATAATCAGACAGGAAACGTTCGGCGGCACAACCGGACCGCCGGCTGACAACGCATAGGCTGTTGAACCTGTCGGGGTGGCAAAAATAACACCGTCGGACAGATAATTTGACAGCAGTTCCCCGTTTACGCTTACCTGAAGCTCCACGACGCGCGAAAGGCTTGTTTTTGATATGACGAGGTCGTTAAGCGCGTACATTGTCGCTGCCGTTTTGCCCTGTCTTACGACGCTGCCCTTTATAACCTCACGTTCAAGCAGCCTGTATTTACCGTCAAGAATTTTCTTTATGTCAGCTTCAATATTTTCCGGCAGTCCTGTTGACAAAAAGCCGAGCCTGCCGAGATTAATTCCGTACAGCGGAATTTTCCTGCCGAAAAACATTCTTGCAGCACGGAGAAAAGTACCGTCTCCGCCGAGGACAAGAGCAAAAAGAGCTCCGTCAAAATTATCCGTTCCTTTGGCACCGAGAAGCAGAGCTTCACTTTCAGGTAACAGAAATTCTGTTTCGCCTAACGCGGAAGATGTCAGCAGTTTTTCAGCGGTTTCAACTGCTTCCGACTTGTTAGTATTGAATATCAAAACAATTTTTTTACTCATTGCTGCATCGGCTTTTCCTGTTAAATATGTTTTTCGGCGTGTTCGTGCGCCTCGGCGACAAGTTCCGCCTCATTAAACGGCTTCTGCTCCGCTGTACTTTCCTTTTTGGCAAGCAACAGAAGAAATTCTATATTGCCCTCCGGACCGCGTATAGGAGAATAGGTCATATCAAGAATTTTCAGTCCTGTGTCATTTTCAGCAAACGCTGACACGTCTTTCAGAACCGCTTCGTGCAATGCAGGATCGGTAACAACGCCGCGGCCTATATGCTCGCGTCCGACTTCAAACTGCGGCTTGACAAGCGTAACTATGGTACCCTCAGGCTTAATCAGCTGTTCAAAGACGTTAAGCAGCAACTTGAGCGATATAAAAGAAACGTCGCAGACCAGCAGATCAAAAAGTTCGTTCTCAAAAGTCTCTGCCGTAAGAAAACGCGCGTTCGTACGCTCCATAACCAGAACTCTGTCATCGTTTCTCAATTTCCACGCAAGCTGTCCGTAGCCGACGTCAACCGCACAGACGGAGGCAGCGCCTTTTGAAAGCAGCACGTCCGTAAAACCGCCCGTGGAAGCGCCTATGTCGATACAGCGCAGTCCGGCAGGTTTAAGACCGAAATATTCAACTGCTTTCAGCAGTTTGTACGCGCCGCGGCTCACCCATTCTTTTTCGGGACGGTCAAGCTTAACGCTTGCGCCGGGCATAACCTGAGAGGCAGGCTTCACAACAACCGAACCGTTGACCGTAACCCTGCCCTGCTCAATATACTCCTGCGCGGCAGTGCGCGACTCCGCAAAGCCGTTATCGGCAAGATATTTGTCAAGCCTTACAAGTTTAGCTTTCATTTATCAGCCGTATAATAC
This genomic interval carries:
- a CDS encoding LCP family protein encodes the protein MLVLGEDDVEGSKRSDTILFVTVELDDKCVKVLALPRDTRVEIPGHGTHKLNSSFAYGGVELLKTTVENYLKEPILYYVVVNYDNFPKLVDAFGGVDIDVKKRMRYVDRAGHLDINFQPGMQHMDGKNALLYVRFRKDAQGDIGRVQRQQQFIKALLKKAYSPA
- the nadD gene encoding nicotinate-nucleotide adenylyltransferase, giving the protein MKAAGNALKIGIMGGTFNPVHYGHLRAAEEARERLLLEKVIFIPAGNPPHKSENLASAEDRYNMTRLAVEDCPYFSVSRIETDRQGKSYTFETLETLKKNPEYAKAELYFITGFDAVLDIINWRLPEAIASLCRIVAVSRTGYTQDKISLLPENIRKTVILLEMPLLEISGTELRRRVTDGKSIKYLVPPSVEKYIAEKGLYV
- the obgE gene encoding GTPase ObgE gives rise to the protein MKFVDYITISVTAGRGGNGCMSFLHEPFKPNGGPDGGNGGRGGSVVFEAVNNLQTLADLEYKRHIKGANGSHGSGNARNGANGDDVVIKVPCGTVFYDAETGEGLADLVEAGDRFVAARGGRGGRGNRYFASSRRRAPRFCEKGDMGEEVTLRLELKLIADIALVGLPNAGKSSILAAISNAQPKIANYPFTTLSPNLGVVNTGIERVVLADVPGLIEGAHENKGLGLEFLRHIDRSRLLIHVLDVASGDFNAVVNDFQTIRAELEAYDKELSQRPYFVAANKCDMLGADKDEILEKLKKYFGRLDIKVCPLSAATGDNIPELTRYIVAFANKHPRPHSEVRLYAIAEKLPEQLPMRRANKVQIIAMHGGGYRVLHRGLEKAAERFDFTQEENVARFTKLLRKYRVEQLLETAGAVKGDIIVIGYSEFAFYPDYYPSARDDEDD
- the rpmA gene encoding 50S ribosomal protein L27 produces the protein MAHKKGQSSSTNGRDSQPKYLGVKSGDGQLINAGTIIVRQRGTKIRPDKNVGCGRDYTLYALATGKVHFLTKAGRKYVTVEEA
- the rplU gene encoding 50S ribosomal protein L21, with translation MYAVIETCGKQYKVSEGDKIRFEKLNAEEGAEVVFDKVLLLGKDDGVTVGAPYVEGAKVTGKVVENGRDKKVIVFKYRRKKNYRKFRGHRQYFTTVEISAIA
- a CDS encoding AAA family ATPase, yielding MISSLQVHGVGGIKDAGLDFTGNFIVITGESGSGKSSLVRALEFISGKRAQVNYIHASEEYSEVKMNYEPKNVSAYEGIVPLDPASNLLSVLRRFKKDGRGTLSLSGTNLTVNKLSELMEQEIVIQSQYAQLSLLEPVRQLELVDSCGGVELARVKEELAGIFEQALKTETTLVELKNSRKERAGRFADAEKDIALINSLKLTADSEKNLEAELKELDEQSAKLKTLYALYGKIVGGENGACILDNATEICRGLQELETADSPKREAAEQLLSAAQKLSALFEQDMKLVLDKGSVEEARDETEEKLGQLRRLKRRLKAESCEDILNYALEAQQTVVWLQTSLSELQKLETESAELRKKLVAMVQTLRKMRKTAAEKLQNNVNDCLNELAMGYARFEIEIAELDKVKANGAESARFMLRLPDQEPMPVSKTASGGELSRILIALQLAAGDDKLPGTLVFDEVEAGLGGKSALLAGYKLKELSKRCRTILITHQATIASMADQHFLVKRDGDDTLILPVYGAEREKEIARMLSGDENSTEALTHARALLQSEID
- a CDS encoding NAD(+)/NADH kinase, which translates into the protein MSKKIVLIFNTNKSEAVETAEKLLTSSALGETEFLLPESEALLLGAKGTDNFDGALFALVLGGDGTFLRAARMFFGRKIPLYGINLGRLGFLSTGLPENIEADIKKILDGKYRLLEREVIKGSVVRQGKTAATMYALNDLVISKTSLSRVVELQVSVNGELLSNYLSDGVIFATPTGSTAYALSAGGPVVPPNVSCLIMAPICAHTLFARPVVLNGKDKIAVELMSRTAKLCLTQDGQLGYELFAGDRLEAELAAEFKVCTIEPDGTSYYDLLRRKLSWGFNGTDERMIPND
- a CDS encoding TlyA family RNA methyltransferase, translating into MKAKLVRLDKYLADNGFAESRTAAQEYIEQGRVTVNGSVVVKPASQVMPGASVKLDRPEKEWVSRGAYKLLKAVEYFGLKPAGLRCIDIGASTGGFTDVLLSKGAASVCAVDVGYGQLAWKLRNDDRVLVMERTNARFLTAETFENELFDLLVCDVSFISLKLLLNVFEQLIKPEGTIVTLVKPQFEVGREHIGRGVVTDPALHEAVLKDVSAFAENDTGLKILDMTYSPIRGPEGNIEFLLLLAKKESTAEQKPFNEAELVAEAHEHAEKHI